One stretch of Harmonia axyridis chromosome 1, icHarAxyr1.1, whole genome shotgun sequence DNA includes these proteins:
- the LOC123688855 gene encoding uncharacterized protein LOC123688855 — MISNSNRKRLRLGHIIMKIILMIIVAISVWSNSNGFNSKEWADLGRTLKEECKKEIGIEEVRRQKVHQTVVDKSDILLLKYVQCVGINGGFVDEDGNVNVDFIKPHLRNLGIPEDVITESTQNCVKKSEDILLKIVYYYECYREYLPARVFAV, encoded by the exons atgatttcgaattcaaaCAGAAAGCGGCTCAGACTTGGACATATTATAATGAAGATTATTTTAATGATTATTGTGGCTATATCTGTGTGGTCCAATTCGAAC GGTTTCAACTCCAAAGAATGGGCGGATCTTGGTCGAACTCTGAAAGAAGAATGCAAGAAAGAGATTGGAATCGAGGAAGTGAGAAGACAGAAAGTGCATCAAACTGTAGTGGATAAATCGGACATTTTACTGCTGAAATATGTACAATGTGTTGGCATAAACGGTGGTTTTGTTGATGAGGATGGGAACGTCAATGTAGATTTTATCAAACCACACCTCCGAAATTTGGGAATACCAGAAGATGTCATCACTGAATCTACTCAGAACTGCGTTAAGAAATCAGAAGATATTCTgttgaaaatagtatattattatgaatgttatcgTGAATATTTGCCTGCAAGAGTATTTGCTGTATGA